A window of Deinococcus cellulosilyticus NBRC 106333 = KACC 11606 genomic DNA:
GAGGCCAGCATGATTTTGAGGCGGTCCCCAAAACGGGGGTAGCGTTGCACCATGAACCCCTCAATGCCCAGCGAAGCCAGGCTGATCAGCAGGCCATACAGCAGGGCCATCACCAGGAACAAAAGGGCGAACGTGCTGTTCAGGTGACCGGTCAGCAGCAACACCAGGGTCATCACGTACCCGACCACTTCCAGGATGGGGGCCAGGGCCTCAAAGAGGAGGTAATAAGGCATGCTGAAAAGCCCAATGCGACCATATCTGGGGTTCAGGAACATGGCTCTGTGCATCCACAGGGTTTCCAGCAGACCCCTCTGCCAGCGGTTCCGTTGTTTGCGGAGCATCCCCATGTTGGTGGGAACCTGGGTCCAGCAGATCGGATCCATGTTGTAACGCACCTGGTACTTCTGCTTTGTTTCCCGCATGTACCGGTGGAGGCGCACCACCAGTTCCATGTCCTCGCCCACCGTGTCGGTGCGGTAGCCTCCCACCTCCAGCACCGCTTTTCTGGAAAAGAGTCCGAAGGCACCCGAGACAATCAAGAGCACCCCCATCACGCTGAAGGTGGAGCGTCCAGCCAGGAAAGCACGGGTGTACTCCACCACCTGAATGCGTTCCAGCCATCCTTTTGGGGGTTCCATTTCATGCACCACATCGTTGTGGAGTTGGGAGCCGTTCATCACCCGCACGGTGCCCCCCACTGCAATCAGCTGGTCGTCTTCCAGGAATTGCCTTGCCACCCTGAGGAGGGCTTCGGCGTCCAGAATGCTGTCGGCATCCACGGCGCAGAACAGCGGTTTGGAGGCGTGGGTGATCCCCACGTTGAGGGCGTCCCCTTTGCCTCCGTTTTCCTTGTCGATCACCAGCAGGTTGGGGTACCTGCTGCAACGGTACACCCCGTGGACGGCCTGGGTGGGCAGGGTGCGGGCCGGAAACTCCTCGCTCCTTTGCAACTGAAACCCATCCAGCAACACCTGCAGGGTGTGGTCGCTGGAGCCGTCATTGATCACGATCACCTCAAACTCTGGGTAATTCAGGCCAAGAAAAGCCCGCACCGAAGACGCAATGGTGCGTTCCTCATTGAACGCGGGCACCAGCACACTGATCGGGCGGTGGTACCCCTGTTCCAGCTGGGACTTCATCAGGTTCTGATGCCCTCCCAGGGCCGTGCGGACCATTTCCTGGGAGGCAATCAGCACACTGATGGCATAGATGCCGTTGAGCAGCACAAAATAAGCAATGATCAGCACTTCGAGCACAGAGAGCAGGGGAAGAAAATCCATGGTGTTTCACCTCAATTTCAAATGCCATCCGGTCTGGATGTTCAGAACACCAGCAGGTGCTGGTGGGCCATGTCACGGGCGTAAGGGTCATGGTGGTGCAACTGGGCGTTTTGCAGGGTGTGCAGGCCGTCCGGGCCTCTTTGCATCAGGGCCACAGCACTGTTGTGCCTGACCCACCAGGAGGCATCCGCAAGGCCGTCATACAGCACCTGCAGCACCCGGCGGTCTTGCAGGCTGGCACTGGCCCGCACCGCCTGGGCCCGCACGAACCACACCGGGTCCGTCACCATGCCCATCACGGTTTCGCTGCCCACACCCGGAAGCACCCCCCTGAGGGCAAGGACTTTCAGGCTGGAGGCCCGAACATCCGGGTCTTTGGAATCCAGCAACTCCAGACACTCGGCCTCACAGGCGGTGGTGTCAATGTAGACCAGAGCATGCAAAGCCAGCAGTTGCAGGCGAACCGAAGGATCTTGCAGCAGGTGCTGGATCAAGGTGGTGCCCTGTTCTCCCAGCAACACCAGCACCTGTTCCAGACGCCCTGAACTGAATTGTCCTCCCACAAACACTTCGGTGAAGGTGCGGGCCACCAGGTCCCCTGGGGTCCTGTTCACCCCCATGGAGCGGGCCAGGGCAGCGAAGGCCAGAAAAGCGACCTCAGGATGGGAGGCGTGGCGGGAGGCCTCAAGATGAGGGTGGGTTTTTTCTTCACAGAGCAACATCCAGCGTTCCAGCACCTGGATTTTGTTCAACACCGGTCCTCGACCTTGCAGGGTCCTGACATCTGCAGCGAGCAGGCCACTCTGGTCGTACAGCTGTCCAATTCTGCCATGCTGGTCCAGGTGAAACCCTTTCAGGCTGAGCAGGCCCTCTGCAGCCAGCGGGTCCCGGGTGCTGGGGGTGGGAGCCTGGTTGAACACCACGGCATTCCACACGGCAGCCCACCTGTCCAGTTGCTGGTTTCTGTGACGCTGCCGGTTCTCACTGTAAGCAAAGAACGATGCCTGATAGGCCACCGTCAGCACGATGCAAACCAGGACCATCACCATCAGCAACACCAGCACCTGATAGATCAGGCTGGCTTTCTCTTCCAGGGTGGGCATGAGCAGCACGTAAATCAATGCGGCCAGGGTCATCACCACCGTCACAGCCATCAGCAACGACACCAGGCTCAGGCCATTCCATCCAAGGGTTCTCCACATGG
This region includes:
- a CDS encoding glycosyltransferase family 2 protein, producing MDFLPLLSVLEVLIIAYFVLLNGIYAISVLIASQEMVRTALGGHQNLMKSQLEQGYHRPISVLVPAFNEERTIASSVRAFLGLNYPEFEVIVINDGSSDHTLQVLLDGFQLQRSEEFPARTLPTQAVHGVYRCSRYPNLLVIDKENGGKGDALNVGITHASKPLFCAVDADSILDAEALLRVARQFLEDDQLIAVGGTVRVMNGSQLHNDVVHEMEPPKGWLERIQVVEYTRAFLAGRSTFSVMGVLLIVSGAFGLFSRKAVLEVGGYRTDTVGEDMELVVRLHRYMRETKQKYQVRYNMDPICWTQVPTNMGMLRKQRNRWQRGLLETLWMHRAMFLNPRYGRIGLFSMPYYLLFEALAPILEVVGYVMTLVLLLTGHLNSTFALLFLVMALLYGLLISLASLGIEGFMVQRYPRFGDRLKIMLASVFEQLGYRQILVFERLIATVMLSHKRGQWDTQQRKQLEG
- a CDS encoding HEAT repeat domain-containing protein, whose amino-acid sequence is MWRTLGWNGLSLVSLLMAVTVVMTLAALIYVLLMPTLEEKASLIYQVLVLLMVMVLVCIVLTVAYQASFFAYSENRQRHRNQQLDRWAAVWNAVVFNQAPTPSTRDPLAAEGLLSLKGFHLDQHGRIGQLYDQSGLLAADVRTLQGRGPVLNKIQVLERWMLLCEEKTHPHLEASRHASHPEVAFLAFAALARSMGVNRTPGDLVARTFTEVFVGGQFSSGRLEQVLVLLGEQGTTLIQHLLQDPSVRLQLLALHALVYIDTTACEAECLELLDSKDPDVRASSLKVLALRGVLPGVGSETVMGMVTDPVWFVRAQAVRASASLQDRRVLQVLYDGLADASWWVRHNSAVALMQRGPDGLHTLQNAQLHHHDPYARDMAHQHLLVF